A DNA window from Nitrospira sp. contains the following coding sequences:
- a CDS encoding DsbA family protein (MaGe:77309131), whose product MVMEILKVLIYTSGSVVGVALLSACGVLSGSEQSAFDQAVERYLLAHPDVIERALQDLAGQRQEAEKIRVAQAVAMRQADLLRDPASPVSGNANGDVTIVEFFDYRCRYCKQVARALVQLQQEDPDVRVVYKDFPVLGEASVFAAYAALAAERQGKHQAFHEALLASENALTRDDVMAIAKRVGLNLTELEVDIKAGDWQAILDRNRSLAGALGISGTPGFVIGREVYPGALDLDGFKARVARARVRF is encoded by the coding sequence ATGGTGATGGAAATTCTCAAAGTCCTCATCTATACCAGTGGCTCTGTTGTCGGTGTCGCGCTGCTGTCGGCGTGCGGGGTCTTGTCTGGGTCAGAGCAGAGCGCATTTGATCAGGCGGTTGAACGGTATCTGCTTGCCCACCCGGACGTGATTGAGCGCGCGCTACAGGATCTCGCGGGACAGCGTCAGGAGGCGGAAAAGATACGGGTGGCTCAGGCGGTCGCCATGCGTCAAGCAGATTTGCTGCGCGATCCTGCCTCGCCTGTGAGCGGAAATGCGAATGGCGATGTCACGATCGTGGAGTTCTTTGATTATCGCTGCCGGTACTGCAAGCAGGTGGCTCGCGCGCTAGTCCAGCTGCAACAGGAAGACCCAGATGTTCGGGTCGTATACAAAGATTTTCCTGTGTTAGGGGAGGCCTCGGTGTTTGCGGCGTATGCGGCACTGGCTGCCGAGAGGCAGGGGAAGCATCAGGCCTTCCATGAGGCCCTGCTGGCATCGGAGAATGCCCTGACGCGAGACGACGTGATGGCCATTGCGAAGCGTGTAGGCCTCAACCTCACCGAGCTTGAGGTGGATATCAAGGCGGGTGATTGGCAAGCGATACTTGATCGCAATCGATCTCTCGCTGGCGCGCTTGGAATCAGTGGAACTCCGGGATTTGTTATTGGGCGGGAGGTGTATCCTGGCGCGTTGGATCTCGATGGTTTCAAGGCGCGTGTGGCGCGCGCCAGAGTACGGTTCTGA
- a CDS encoding hypothetical protein (Evidence 4 : Unknown function but conserved in other organisms; MaGe:77309126), with protein sequence MKSLSHHILAMTMRYLIGVVLVSVLVQPAFALTPLPDSSPKFFAGEWAGVGEQGTYCYLNLSADGRGLALIDRDGVGNWFGARIQWRNRQQTVDVERIIPLPASPQLRILPLSTLSLQTGFNQSLQLSWGKPSDSCHLQKIETTADRLTQARRTIERLPPSDEGR encoded by the coding sequence ATGAAGAGTCTCAGCCATCACATTCTCGCTATGACCATGCGCTATCTGATCGGAGTTGTTCTGGTTAGTGTCTTGGTTCAGCCGGCGTTTGCGCTGACGCCTCTCCCTGACAGTTCTCCGAAATTCTTCGCAGGCGAATGGGCCGGTGTCGGTGAGCAGGGTACGTACTGCTATCTGAATCTGAGTGCGGATGGCCGGGGATTGGCGCTCATCGATCGTGACGGAGTCGGGAATTGGTTTGGTGCCAGAATTCAGTGGCGTAACCGGCAACAGACGGTTGACGTCGAACGGATCATTCCGTTGCCTGCTTCTCCGCAACTGCGAATCCTGCCATTGAGTACCCTCTCGCTGCAAACCGGATTCAATCAGTCCCTCCAGTTGAGCTGGGGTAAGCCGTCCGACAGTTGCCACTTGCAGAAAATTGAGACCACGGCGGATCGTCTGACGCAGGCGCGCCGCACAATCGAACGATTGCCGCCTTCCGATGAGGGGCGATGA
- a CDS encoding Type II toxin-antitoxin system RelE/ParE family toxin (MaGe:77309128): protein MDCTTTYYSEAVQEEILALPDTLAARYIMLTRRMVALGPHLGDPHTKAFGEGLFELRLKGAEGIARVFFCALVGKRIVMLHSFIKKSDKTPLREREIAERRLKEIKHANT, encoded by the coding sequence GTGGATTGCACGACCACCTACTATAGCGAGGCTGTGCAAGAAGAGATCTTGGCTCTCCCGGACACGTTGGCTGCTCGCTACATCATGCTCACGCGGAGAATGGTTGCTCTGGGGCCGCATCTTGGAGACCCTCATACGAAAGCCTTCGGTGAGGGGCTGTTTGAACTGAGGCTCAAAGGGGCTGAAGGCATTGCCCGCGTGTTCTTCTGTGCCCTTGTCGGGAAACGCATCGTGATGCTGCACAGCTTCATCAAGAAGTCAGACAAAACGCCTCTTCGAGAACGAGAAATTGCGGAGCGCCGTTTGAAGGAGATTAAACATGCAAACACATAA
- a CDS encoding hypothetical protein (Evidence 5 : Unknown function; MaGe:77309129), giving the protein MNCRILLGIATMTLLGGCAIPGMVAPPPVHLYSRVEMLQPGPHQDLKPTGVQEYCAYTYSHKQYAAQMKTAALANIAQACGGENNYSVLREMQAPNAVTVYGAFGTMGTLCDSLDSRAIYFKCNGTSTPPPSSSATK; this is encoded by the coding sequence ATGAATTGTCGAATCTTATTAGGCATCGCTACGATGACCCTACTTGGAGGGTGTGCCATTCCCGGCATGGTGGCGCCCCCCCCGGTGCACCTATACTCTCGGGTTGAAATGCTCCAACCAGGGCCGCACCAAGACTTGAAGCCCACCGGGGTTCAAGAATACTGTGCATATACATATTCACATAAGCAGTACGCCGCTCAAATGAAAACTGCCGCACTAGCTAATATTGCCCAGGCCTGTGGTGGCGAGAATAACTACTCGGTGCTCCGTGAGATGCAAGCCCCAAATGCAGTGACCGTGTATGGTGCGTTTGGAACGATGGGGACGCTTTGCGACAGCCTTGATTCGCGCGCAATCTACTTCAAATGCAACGGGACAAGCACTCCACCTCCATCTTCATCTGCCACCAAGTAA
- a CDS encoding hypothetical protein (Evidence 4 : Unknown function but conserved in other organisms; MaGe:77309132): MKIHELCPQPNWVLSIVADDGRIGEFDVKPYLELEAFECLRDLSEFQKVANGGYFVEWDCGADLSADTIEARWRVVGRAAAQTSV, translated from the coding sequence ATGAAAATTCATGAACTCTGTCCACAGCCAAACTGGGTGTTGTCCATCGTTGCCGATGACGGCCGAATCGGTGAATTTGACGTTAAGCCATATTTGGAACTGGAGGCGTTTGAATGTCTTCGCGACCTCAGTGAGTTTCAAAAGGTGGCCAACGGTGGGTACTTTGTCGAATGGGATTGCGGCGCGGACTTGTCGGCCGACACGATTGAAGCACGATGGCGGGTGGTAGGGAGAGCAGCCGCGCAGACATCAGTGTAG
- a CDS encoding conserved exported protein of unknown function (Evidence 4 : Unknown function but conserved in other organisms; MaGe:77309130): MHLHTTLVNIALRSLWLLALCATLSACGTYGGEQLFVVGPEHVHPDEALGAKFGVKGSVGYDRIWDAAVTAMSKDMTIIESHKPTGTIKSRIGAAPSGKIVGFWITPTTPQASQYTIDTMSIKPIGFNSRNGRGWEPAVVDHFFDTLGTK; the protein is encoded by the coding sequence ATGCATCTACATACCACCCTTGTAAATATCGCATTGAGAAGCCTGTGGCTGCTTGCCCTGTGCGCGACTCTCAGCGCGTGCGGAACCTATGGAGGCGAACAGCTGTTTGTGGTTGGGCCGGAACACGTGCATCCTGACGAGGCCCTCGGCGCGAAATTTGGGGTGAAAGGCAGCGTGGGGTATGATCGAATCTGGGACGCAGCCGTGACCGCGATGAGCAAGGACATGACCATCATCGAGAGCCACAAACCCACAGGGACCATCAAATCACGAATTGGCGCCGCGCCGTCTGGCAAGATCGTCGGTTTTTGGATTACTCCGACGACACCGCAAGCCAGCCAGTATACGATTGACACCATGAGCATTAAGCCCATTGGCTTCAATTCTAGAAACGGACGGGGGTGGGAACCCGCTGTGGTCGACCACTTCTTCGATACGCTCGGCACCAAATAA
- a CDS encoding NADP oxidoreductase coenzyme F420-dependent (MaGe:77309124), producing MNTAIIGLGNIGARLAKNFTAGGMQVIIADRTPEKAQKLADELGNKVEVMAVEAAIKKADVIILAIYFDAEKQLIAESAALLQGKIVVDPSNPIGPDGKGGFKKIIPADQSSGQIIASLLPAGARFVKAFGTLTAESLGTAANRTPDRAVLFYATDDQAAGAAVAKLIEASGYAPVRAGGVAQSLRIEVGGDLHEMGGLGKTVSVKEASARL from the coding sequence ATGAACACAGCAATCATCGGCCTTGGAAACATTGGAGCCAGACTGGCGAAGAATTTCACGGCCGGAGGAATGCAAGTCATCATCGCAGACAGAACTCCCGAAAAAGCGCAAAAACTCGCCGATGAATTGGGCAACAAGGTGGAGGTCATGGCGGTCGAAGCCGCCATAAAAAAGGCCGACGTAATAATCCTGGCGATCTACTTTGACGCGGAAAAGCAGTTGATCGCGGAATCCGCGGCACTGTTGCAGGGGAAAATCGTTGTGGACCCGTCGAATCCGATCGGGCCGGACGGCAAGGGCGGCTTCAAAAAGATCATCCCCGCAGATCAATCCTCGGGGCAGATCATCGCGTCGCTTCTGCCTGCCGGCGCTCGATTCGTGAAGGCCTTCGGCACGCTCACCGCCGAGTCTCTGGGAACAGCGGCAAACCGCACACCCGACCGCGCGGTCTTATTTTACGCAACCGACGATCAAGCCGCTGGCGCGGCGGTGGCGAAGCTCATTGAAGCAAGTGGGTATGCGCCAGTGCGAGCTGGCGGCGTTGCACAATCGCTCCGCATCGAAGTCGGCGGCGATCTCCATGAAATGGGCGGACTCGGCAAAACAGTCTCCGTCAAGGAAGCCTCGGCGCGGCTCTAA
- a CDS encoding Abhydrolase3 domain-containing protein (MaGe:77309125) → MNKSRDLIAKDQVQAVTGSPILLKLRTKEDIAETRKAVRLFSSKTDDTVFGKRVSVNEDVSLLIYSPKESRKTTRLPAIYYIHGGGYVSGSADLYDNEHQEKATKLQCIVVAIEYRLAPEHPHPTPLNDCVAGISWVHNKAEELGIDQARITVMGESAGGGLSASLCHYLRDTSPIQPKNQVLMFPMLDYKTPANPAVSSNTYVGEYVWTHELNHFGWTYLLGGTKITDIDIQYYSPAHAPSFARLPNTYIAVGSLDLLFEESLEYAKNLSRAGVPISMEVVAGAVHGFNFIPSETARKFNERLMGYLADVL, encoded by the coding sequence ATGAACAAATCACGCGATCTCATTGCAAAAGACCAGGTACAGGCCGTCACGGGATCACCGATTCTCCTCAAATTAAGGACCAAAGAGGATATCGCGGAAACCAGAAAAGCCGTGCGCCTGTTCAGCTCGAAAACAGACGACACTGTTTTCGGCAAACGAGTGTCCGTCAATGAAGACGTGAGCCTGTTGATCTACAGCCCCAAAGAATCAAGAAAGACTACGCGGCTGCCTGCGATCTATTACATCCATGGCGGAGGCTATGTCTCGGGATCCGCGGATCTCTACGATAATGAGCATCAGGAAAAAGCCACCAAGCTACAGTGCATCGTCGTTGCAATCGAGTATCGGCTGGCACCGGAACATCCGCACCCAACGCCGCTGAACGACTGCGTGGCCGGGATATCCTGGGTTCACAACAAGGCGGAAGAACTGGGCATCGATCAGGCCAGAATAACCGTGATGGGGGAAAGCGCGGGTGGCGGGCTATCCGCCTCACTCTGTCATTACCTCAGAGATACATCGCCGATACAACCAAAGAACCAGGTCTTGATGTTCCCGATGCTGGATTACAAAACGCCGGCCAACCCTGCCGTCTCCAGCAATACCTATGTCGGTGAGTATGTCTGGACCCACGAGCTGAACCATTTCGGATGGACCTATCTTCTTGGCGGGACAAAGATTACTGACATCGACATCCAATATTACTCGCCGGCGCATGCGCCGAGCTTTGCCCGCCTCCCAAACACCTACATTGCCGTCGGCAGCCTGGATCTATTGTTTGAAGAAAGCCTTGAGTATGCCAAAAACCTCAGCCGGGCGGGCGTGCCTATTTCCATGGAAGTCGTGGCCGGCGCCGTTCACGGATTCAACTTTATCCCCAGTGAAACGGCGAGGAAATTCAACGAACGGCTCATGGGCTATTTGGCTGACGTCCTGTAA
- a CDS encoding Transcriptional regulator (MaGe:77309127), producing MQTHNQLIKKLMRRPGVRAEVERLEREESALLDALLKARQSAGLTQAQVAERMGTQAPAVARLERALATGKHSPSVATLRRYVKACGKRLVLRVA from the coding sequence ATGCAAACACATAATCAATTGATCAAGAAGCTCATGCGTCGCCCCGGCGTTCGCGCAGAAGTCGAGCGCCTTGAACGTGAAGAGTCTGCACTCCTCGATGCCTTGCTCAAGGCCAGGCAATCGGCAGGACTCACGCAGGCTCAAGTCGCTGAACGTATGGGTACTCAAGCGCCAGCTGTCGCGAGGCTTGAGCGTGCGCTGGCAACCGGCAAGCATTCACCGTCTGTGGCCACGCTGCGAAGGTACGTCAAGGCTTGCGGCAAGCGCCTCGTATTGAGAGTCGCATGA
- a CDS encoding OmpA-like domain-containing protein (MaGe:77309134), with product MQKGPSQVSSGNISPNVMGPQKDTKDIVILSSLVLLLAGLSAVAWIYTETKDPKALTAPSDKVESAKVSEILKKASGLSQAEASVTSSTPVTAPVSALADIIHHDVYFEVGRKGLTDEAKAQLAAQADLLKQNQDYAVLIQGYTDQQGSATYNKKLGMKRAETVKQELLNAGVAEQQMQAVSLGEEGVLCVDNSDICRHVNRRVHLDIRKIGQEHLAVPVAATTGIDPAESAMDQTGTSQPSPSSSDPAVTTFDPASGS from the coding sequence ATGCAAAAAGGTCCATCGCAGGTATCGTCAGGCAACATCAGCCCCAACGTCATGGGGCCGCAGAAAGACACCAAGGACATCGTCATCCTCTCCAGCCTCGTCCTGCTCCTGGCCGGGCTCTCGGCCGTGGCCTGGATCTATACCGAAACGAAAGATCCGAAGGCCCTCACCGCCCCCTCGGACAAGGTCGAGTCGGCCAAGGTATCGGAGATCCTCAAGAAGGCCAGCGGGCTCTCGCAAGCAGAAGCTTCGGTCACCTCCTCCACTCCGGTGACCGCCCCGGTCTCGGCCCTGGCCGACATCATTCACCACGATGTCTATTTTGAAGTGGGCCGCAAAGGACTCACCGATGAAGCCAAGGCTCAGTTGGCCGCTCAGGCCGATCTGCTCAAACAGAATCAAGACTATGCCGTGCTGATCCAGGGCTATACCGACCAACAGGGGTCGGCCACCTACAACAAGAAGCTAGGGATGAAGCGGGCCGAAACCGTGAAACAAGAATTGCTGAATGCCGGGGTCGCCGAACAGCAAATGCAGGCAGTGAGCCTGGGTGAAGAAGGCGTGCTCTGCGTGGACAACAGCGACATCTGCCGGCACGTAAATCGGCGGGTCCATCTCGACATCCGAAAGATCGGCCAGGAGCACCTGGCTGTTCCTGTCGCCGCCACCACCGGAATCGATCCGGCCGAGTCCGCCATGGACCAGACCGGCACCAGCCAGCCTTCGCCCTCTTCGTCAGATCCGGCCGTCACGACCTTCGATCCGGCATCGGGCAGCTAA
- a CDS encoding hypothetical protein (Evidence 4 : Unknown function but conserved in other organisms; MaGe:77309133) — protein sequence MPTISMFYGILIRMFFQDTDKHHMPHIHADYQGAVAAYSILDGARLAGELPPNKHKLVVAWIEIHREDLLADWELAVQGKRLFPIKGLDQ from the coding sequence ATGCCGACCATTTCCATGTTTTATGGGATTCTCATTCGGATGTTTTTCCAGGATACAGACAAGCATCACATGCCGCACATCCATGCAGATTACCAAGGCGCAGTTGCCGCATACTCTATTCTTGATGGGGCACGGTTGGCTGGCGAGTTACCACCGAACAAACACAAGTTGGTCGTCGCATGGATTGAGATTCATCGAGAGGATTTGCTCGCCGACTGGGAGCTGGCGGTGCAGGGCAAACGGCTATTTCCAATTAAGGGGCTCGACCAATGA